In Elusimicrobiales bacterium, the DNA window GTGCGCACGTTTGCGACCACGCAGGGCCCCGCCTTGACGACGGTAACGGCGCGCAGCCGCCCCTTGCCGTCAAATATCTGAGTCATGCCCACTTTTTCGCCCAGAATGGCGCGCAGCCCCGTGGGCGCGGGTTTCTGCTGCGGCAGGGCCGCCGTCTCCGCCGGCGCCGGGGTTTCCGGCGTCTGCTGCGCCGCCTGCGGCGCGTTGGATGCAGTGTTCAAATCGGACATATAATCTCCGCAATCGCGGACAAAACGGCCCCTCCCCGCCATGACTGCGCGGGAAAGCGCCGTCCTGCTCCGCTATTTCTTTATCTCCACGTCCACGCCGGCGGGGAGGTCGAGCTTCATCAACTCGTCCACCGTCTTGGAGGTCGGGCTTTTCAAATCTATCAGCCGTTTGTGCACGCGCATTTCAAACTGCTCGCGCGACTTCTTGTCGGTATGGGGAGAGCGCAGAACGGTGTACTTCCGAATTCTCGTCGGAAGCAGCACCGGCCCCGCCACTATCGCGCCCGTGCGCCTGGCTGTATCCACTATGCGGGAAACCGACTGGTCCAGCATTCTGTGGTCGTAGGACCGGAGTTTTATCCTGATGCGCTCCTGTCCGTCCAGGCGGACGGCCTTGCCGTCGCTGTGCTTATGTTCATCTGCCATGACATGTCCTCTCGTGAATCGGTCTCAACATTATAGCAAAAACGAGGCCGTTCTACTCTATGACC includes these proteins:
- the rpsJ gene encoding 30S ribosomal protein S10 is translated as MADEHKHSDGKAVRLDGQERIRIKLRSYDHRMLDQSVSRIVDTARRTGAIVAGPVLLPTRIRKYTVLRSPHTDKKSREQFEMRVHKRLIDLKSPTSKTVDELMKLDLPAGVDVEIKK